The Bemisia tabaci chromosome 5, PGI_BMITA_v3 genome includes a window with the following:
- the LOC109034852 gene encoding mediator of RNA polymerase II transcription subunit 27 yields the protein MVLLAKVACCGQSSIVTGRLQCSHLPKESKMAVSIPTDSLYSALNSVKKLRTFMGDLFKVLSSGGVGCEKADKFLDSKFVEDVQDYINKINQAFRDLEQSTNNLSAPAGPFSLGNSALLSQESVPNKQALYKQLVKSFKWNDKVHEYSAMSLPLLSFNLLKRSHANSSPKRRRIQPNCHNVPPQVVDSAIAFVDRLFPNMTMSVTRPYTSNAVLQITLGRVFQGLISFKGLMIEWVMIKGLGEQLDLWTESRYKVFQKVTENTHAAMLHFYSPTIPDYAIRSFMTWLHSYQSLFSDPCKSCHNHLHNNMPPTWRDYRSLEPYHEECKH from the exons ATGGTATTGCTTGCAAAGGTTGCTTGCTGCGGTCAATCATCAATTGTTACCGGACGACTGCAATGCAGCCACTTGCCAAAGGAAA GTAAAATGGCGGTATCCATTCCAACAGATTCTTTGTATTCTGCGCTCAATTCTGTGAAGAAACTACGCACTTTCATGGGAGACCTATTCAAAGTTTTATCAAGTGGTGGCGTTGGTTGCGAAAAGGCTGATAAGTTTTTGGATAGCAAATTTGTTGAAGATGTGCAGGACTACATAAATAAAATCAATCAGGCTTTCAG AGACCTTGAACAGTCAACAAACAACCTTTCTGCGCCTGCTGGGCCATTCAGTCTTGGAAATTCTGCATTGCTGAGCCAAGAAAGTGTTCCAAATAAGCAGGCTCTTTACAAGCAACTTGTGAAATCTTTCAAATGGAATGACAAG GTTCATGAATACAGTGCAATGTCTTTGCCATTACTCAGTTTCAATCTCTTGAAAAGATCACATGCAAATTCCAGCCCTAAAAGACGAAGGATTCAACCAAACTGTCATAATGTCCCTCCTCA AGTTGTTGACAGTGCTATTGCGTTTGTTGATCGATTGTTTCCTAATATGACAATGTCAGTGACAAGACCATACACATCCAATGCTGTACTGCAG ATAACATTAGGAAGAGTGTTCCAAGGTCTAATATCATTCAAAGGTCTAATGATTGAATGGGTTATGATCAAAGGTCTGGGTGAGCAGCTGGATCTATGGACAGAATCACGATACAAAGTATTCCAAAAAGTTACAGAGAACACTCACGCAGCAATGCTCCATTTTTACTCACCAACTATTCCAGATTATGCTATCAGGTCATTCATG ACTTGGCTCCACAGTTACCAGTCTTTGTTCAGTGATCCTTGCAAAAGCTGTCACAATCATCTGCACAATAACATGCCGCCAACATGGAGAGATTACCGGTCCTTAGAGCCATACCATGAAGAATGCAAGCACTAA
- the LOC140224725 gene encoding uncharacterized protein → MRIKKYAKLLEPKSEITAEKYPSRGQVLSNLLYELNVKKQYLSQSVENVIDRVIPFWVKARSPTLRKDKCKKKLIQLYQEYRNIQRIVNKKNASKYEAAFTNSLHHLFEIDSSDALACMSVEDRPYLLSEKEKARRENQNSQKKEKKVDKQVLQEELPGEGYADRRYLASNELEAARKQMKKKKRTLREERQKQKAEAYAKRLSEKIILSGSSSQDSKPSSQGSVFESKLQSPKRKRLQILDEELSSTLDRTRTSNRNATFLIAKTAKSMGVDVKTLTVSEASVRRRRAELRKNSAQRIQKNFNPDVPLTIHVDGKLLPPLMGGKKKVDRLPILVTGHNIDQLLSVPALPSGKGIFIAEAICQTVREWNIEEQVKSICFDTTSSNTGVKSGSCVCTERILGKRLLYCACRHHVSELLLDAAVTSRIGKRNQPENPIFTNFRDKWEDINPSTYTTALDDPDILENVQPIKTELLNFCFEQLSKHKHREDYRELLELVIIFCGATPERGVRFRRPGAVSNARWMAKALYILKMYMFQKQLTMSKELLGHIKDICTFIVCIYVKYWFQSPSGAMAPKNDCDLLSSLLAYEKINLPISTAALEKLLNHLWYLSEELVAFAFFDERVPFKTKIRMVKAMEKESSTTSPPRKASLDINLLRRKKNISLENFVTSNTHNFFNLLNIPKDFLNSHPSEWSQLENYNAACKIVKSMKVVNDAAERSVALMTAFNNAITSKEDQKQFLLLTVTENLKKYPSARKTFLL, encoded by the exons ATGCGAATAAAGAAGTATGCGAAGCTTTTAGAGCCTAAATCGGAAATTACTGCCGAAAAGTATCCGTCTAGAGGGCAAGTGCTCAGTAATTTACTGTACGAACTTAATGTTAAAAAACAATATCTGTCACAAAGTGTGGAAAATGTCATTGACAGAGTGATACCTTTTTGGGTTAAGGCTCGAAGTCCCACATTAAGAAAGGacaagtgcaaaaaaaaattgatacagcTGTACCAAGAATACAGGAATATTCAACGAATCGTAAATAAGAAAAATGCGTCGAAGTATGAAGCAGCTTTTACGAACAGTTTACACCATTTATTTGAAATTGACAGTTCTGATGCTTTAGCGTGTATGAGCGTAGAGGACAGGCCATATTTGCtgtctgaaaaagaaaaagctaGAAGGGAAAATCAAAActcgcaaaaaaaggaaaaaaaggtggATAAACAAGTGTTACAGGAAGAATTACCAGGTGAAGGATATGCTGATAGAAGATATCTTGCGTCAAATGAACTTGAAGCTGCACGGAAgcagatgaaaaaaaagaagcgtACCCTTCGGGAAGAAAGACAAAAGCAAAAAGCCGAAGCATATGCTAAGAGactctctgaaaaaattatattgtcaGGATCGTCTTCACAAGATTCTAAACCGTCATCTCAAGGAAGTGTTTTTGAGTCTAAGTTACAATCGCCCAAGAGAAAGCGGTTGCAAATATTAGACGAGGAATTGAGTTCAACTTTAGATCGCACGAGAACCTCCAATCGAAACGCCACTTTTCTCATCGCAAAAACCGCTAAATCAATGGGTGTTGATGTGAAGACTCTAACTGTTAGCGAGGCATCTGTGAGACGAAGAAGAGCTGAGCTAAGAAAAAATTCTGCTCAACGAATTCAAAAGAACTTTAATCCTGACGTGCCTCTCACAATACATGTAGATGGCAAACTTCTACCTCCATTGATGGGTGGTAAGAAAAAGGTTGACCGATTACCAATTTTAGTCACAGGTCACAACATTGATCAACTTTTAAGTGTACCTGCATTGCCCTCTGGCAAAGGTATCTTTATAGCTGAGGCAATTTGCCAAACTGTTCGGGAGTGGAATATAGAGGAGCAAGTCAAATCTATATGCTTTGATACCACGTCCTCAAACACTGGAGTTAAAAGTGGTTCTTGTGTCTGTACGGAGCGAATCTTAGGTAAACGTCTCTTATATTGTGCTTGTCGTCATCATGTTTCTGAACTCCTTCTCGATGCTGCAGTCACTTCTCGCATAGGCAAGAGGAACCAACCTGAAAATCCTATTTTTACCAACTTCCGTGACAAGTGGGAGGATATCAATCCAAGCACCTATACGACGGCCCTAGACGACCCTGACATTCTTGAAAATGTGCAGCCTATCAAGACAGAACTTTTAAACTTCTGTTTCGAGCAACTTTCG AAACATAAACATAGAGAAGATTACAGAGAGCTTCTAGAACTTGTGATCATATTTTGCGGAGCAACACCAGAGAGAGGAGTACGATTCAGAAGACCTGGAGCAGTATCAAATGCCCGCTGGATGGCGAAGgctttatatattttaaaaatgtatatgtTTCAGAAACAATTAACTATGTCCAAAGAACTGTTAGGTCATATTAAAGACATTTGCACTTTCATTGTTTGTATATACGTAAAGTATTGGTTCCAATCGCCGTCGGGGGCAATGGCGCCAAAAAATGACTGTGATTTGTTATCGAGTCTTTTGgcttatgaaaaaataaaccttcCTATTTCTACAGCTGCTTTAGAAAAGTTACTCAATCATCTATGGTATCTGTCCGAAGAATTGGtagcttttgcattttttgatgAGCGGGTCCCCTTCAAAACCAAAATTCGCATGGTGAAGGCCATGGAAAAAGAGAGCTCAACAACTAGTCCTCCAAGGAAAGCATCGCTTGACATTAACTTATtgagaaggaagaaaaacatCTCATTGGAAAATTTCGTAACTTCCAAcacgcacaatttttttaatctactGAATATCCCTAAGGATTTCCTCAACTCCCATCCTTCCGAATGGAGTCAGCTAGAAAATTATAATGCAGCTTGTAAAATCGTAAAGAGTATGAAAGTCGTCAATGATGCCGCCGAGAGATCGGTGGCATTAATGACGGCTTTCAACAATGCAATAACATCGAAGGAAGACCAAAAGCAATTTCTACTCCTTACTGTCACagagaatttgaaaaagtatCCCTCAGCAAGGAAGACATTTTTGTTGTAG